aagatatgtTAGATGAGGCATCTAGAGCACCGTCATCTGTTCTTTCGGTTGCTTTTGAcaaaataagtaaagaaattCTGAtgcttaaaaattatttatctcagTCAAAAATGTATCTAAAAGTATATGATATTAGAAGAGCACAGGAAAACTTACAATTACTTGAAAATGAAGCGTCAGAATTAGAAATGCAACTTTTACCTAAGAAAAAGTTTGgatttaaaaatagaagagtTGTAAAAAAACCCCCAGAAAAAACGTATGACGTAACGGATGGATTAAAAGATCTCAAGATATCAGAAGGTATTGTGAATGGTTcggtaaaacaaaataataaaacatttaataaatatggGGAAAATGCGTGTATATTGGTAGGAAAGTCTGATGAACAGTTGGTTCTGGATGCTGAAAACGtaaataagaatgatattCTTCTTTCCGATCTAACTCGATGTACAGTAAGAATATATGGCACACCTAGTATACTACATATGATAAATTTGAAACAATGTACTATCTTAGTCGGACCAGTGACATCGTCCGTATTTGCTCACGACTGTGTTGAATGTGTATTTGCTTTTGCATGTCAACAATTTCGATTACATTCATCTACAGATTGCACTATATACCTCCATGTTACTAGCAGAGCAATTATAGAAGATTGTACAAATATAAGAGTAGCACCTTACAATTGGTCTTATGAAGATCAaatgaatcattttaatttagcTGGTCTCGatccaaaaataaataattggaaTTGTATAGATGACTTCAATTGGTTATCAAGTGAAAAACATTCGCCAAATTGGTCTATTCTTGAACCTGAATTACGTATAAAAAATTgggattaatataaatatgtcatTCAAAGCTTAATATTTACTGTTCTATAGGCAGGTGTTTAC
Above is a genomic segment from Vespa velutina chromosome 13, iVesVel2.1, whole genome shotgun sequence containing:
- the LOC124953773 gene encoding tubulin-specific chaperone C, which codes for MENTNFLEGSLPERINKRDRERKNIIERRKEERQSLAVESEQSSYFKDTFYSSCKKIKDMLDEASRAPSSVLSVAFDKISKEILMLKNYLSQSKMYLKVYDIRRAQENLQLLENEASELEMQLLPKKKFGFKNRRVVKKPPEKTYDVTDGLKDLKISEGIVNGSVKQNNKTFNKYGENACILVGKSDEQLVLDAENVNKNDILLSDLTRCTVRIYGTPSILHMINLKQCTILVGPVTSSVFAHDCVECVFAFACQQFRLHSSTDCTIYLHVTSRAIIEDCTNIRVAPYNWSYEDQMNHFNLAGLDPKINNWNCIDDFNWLSSEKHSPNWSILEPELRIKNWD